A genomic window from Thermococcus nautili includes:
- the ppsA gene encoding phosphoenolpyruvate synthase, whose protein sequence is MSEYRFIRWFEELSKKDVPLVGGKGANLGELTNAGIPVPPGFCVTAEAYKYFVENVKVEDGRTLQEWIMDIISKTNVDDSKQLQENTAKIREKIIQMPMPEEIAKEIEDAYKKLSQRFGKDAVYVAVRSSATAEDLPEASFAGQQETYLDVYGVDDVIDKVKKCWASLWTARATFYRAKQGFDHSKVYLSAVVQKMVNSEKSGVMFTANPVTNDRNEIMINASWGLGEAVVSGSVTPDEYIVEKGTWKIKEKFIAKKEVMVVRNPETGKGTVYVKVAEYLGPEWVEKQVLTDEQIVEVAKLGAKIEEHYGWPQDIEWAYDKDDGKLYIVQSRPITTLKEAKSEEGAEVTEEAEVILKGLGASPGIGAGRVVVIFDASEIDKVKEGDVLVTTMTNPDMVPAMKRASAIITDEGGRTSHAAIVSRELGIPAVVGTKEATKKLKTGDYVTVDGTRGVVYKGIVKSLVEKKEEEKAAGGQVVVAGAPLVTATKVKVNVSMPEVAERAAATGADGVGLLRAEHMILSIGQHPVKFIKEGKEEELVEKLADGIRTVAAAFYPRPVWYRTLDAPTNEFKEMPGGEDEPDERNPMLGWRGIRRSLDQVELLKAEFKAIKKVVEEGYDNIGVMLPLVANPEQIRKAKEIARSVGLEPHKDVEWGIMVEVPAAALIIEDLIKEGLDFVSFGTNDLTQYTLAIDRDNDRIAYLYDEKHPAVLKLIENVIKVAKKYGVETSICGQAGSDPKMARILVRLGIDSISANPDAVELIRKTVAQEEQKLILEAARKRLFEDEDELDF, encoded by the coding sequence ATGAGCGAATACAGGTTTATAAGGTGGTTCGAGGAGCTCAGCAAGAAGGATGTCCCCCTTGTCGGAGGCAAGGGTGCCAACCTCGGTGAGCTTACCAACGCGGGAATCCCTGTCCCGCCCGGATTCTGTGTCACCGCTGAGGCCTACAAGTACTTCGTCGAGAACGTTAAGGTTGAGGACGGTAGGACCCTTCAGGAGTGGATTATGGACATCATAAGCAAGACCAACGTTGACGACTCCAAGCAGCTCCAGGAGAACACCGCCAAGATTAGGGAGAAGATAATTCAGATGCCCATGCCCGAGGAGATTGCCAAGGAGATTGAGGACGCCTACAAGAAGCTCAGCCAGCGCTTCGGCAAGGACGCCGTTTACGTCGCCGTTCGCTCTTCTGCTACCGCTGAGGACCTTCCGGAGGCTTCCTTCGCCGGCCAGCAGGAGACCTACCTCGACGTCTACGGCGTTGATGACGTTATAGACAAGGTCAAGAAGTGCTGGGCCTCACTCTGGACCGCCAGGGCTACCTTCTACAGGGCCAAGCAGGGCTTCGACCACAGTAAGGTTTACCTCAGCGCCGTCGTCCAGAAGATGGTCAACAGCGAGAAGAGCGGTGTCATGTTCACCGCCAACCCGGTCACCAACGACAGGAACGAGATAATGATTAACGCCAGCTGGGGCCTCGGTGAGGCCGTCGTCAGCGGAAGCGTTACTCCAGACGAGTACATCGTCGAGAAAGGCACCTGGAAGATAAAGGAGAAGTTCATCGCCAAGAAAGAAGTTATGGTCGTCAGGAACCCCGAGACCGGTAAGGGCACCGTCTACGTCAAGGTCGCCGAGTACCTCGGCCCCGAGTGGGTTGAGAAGCAGGTTCTCACCGACGAGCAGATTGTCGAGGTCGCCAAGCTCGGTGCCAAGATTGAGGAGCACTACGGCTGGCCGCAGGACATCGAGTGGGCCTACGACAAGGACGACGGCAAGCTCTACATCGTCCAGAGCAGGCCGATTACCACCCTCAAGGAGGCCAAGAGCGAGGAGGGCGCCGAGGTTACCGAGGAGGCCGAGGTCATACTCAAGGGTCTCGGTGCCTCACCGGGCATCGGCGCCGGTAGGGTCGTCGTCATCTTCGACGCCAGCGAGATTGACAAGGTCAAGGAGGGCGACGTTCTCGTCACCACCATGACCAACCCGGACATGGTTCCGGCCATGAAGAGGGCCTCCGCCATCATCACCGACGAGGGTGGAAGGACCAGCCACGCGGCCATCGTCAGCCGTGAGCTCGGCATTCCGGCCGTCGTCGGTACCAAGGAGGCCACCAAGAAGCTCAAGACCGGCGACTACGTCACCGTCGACGGTACCCGCGGTGTAGTCTACAAGGGCATAGTCAAGAGCCTCGTCGAGAAGAAGGAGGAAGAGAAGGCCGCCGGCGGACAGGTCGTCGTTGCCGGTGCCCCGCTCGTCACCGCCACCAAGGTCAAGGTCAACGTCTCCATGCCCGAGGTTGCCGAGAGGGCCGCCGCCACCGGCGCCGACGGTGTTGGACTCCTCCGCGCTGAGCACATGATACTCAGCATCGGCCAGCACCCGGTCAAGTTCATCAAGGAGGGCAAGGAGGAGGAGCTCGTCGAGAAGCTCGCCGACGGAATAAGGACCGTTGCAGCTGCATTCTACCCGAGGCCGGTCTGGTACAGGACCCTTGACGCCCCGACCAACGAGTTCAAGGAGATGCCCGGCGGAGAGGACGAGCCGGACGAGAGGAACCCGATGCTCGGCTGGCGCGGAATCAGGAGGAGCCTTGACCAGGTCGAGCTCCTCAAGGCCGAGTTCAAGGCCATCAAGAAGGTTGTCGAGGAGGGCTACGACAACATCGGCGTCATGCTTCCGCTCGTCGCCAACCCCGAGCAGATAAGGAAGGCCAAGGAGATAGCCCGCTCAGTTGGCCTCGAGCCACACAAGGACGTCGAGTGGGGAATCATGGTCGAGGTTCCCGCGGCCGCGCTCATCATCGAGGACCTCATCAAGGAGGGCCTTGACTTCGTCAGCTTCGGTACCAACGACCTCACCCAGTACACCCTCGCCATCGACAGGGACAACGACAGGATTGCCTACCTCTACGACGAGAAGCACCCGGCCGTTCTCAAGCTCATCGAGAACGTCATAAAGGTCGCCAAGAAGTACGGCGTCGAGACCAGCATCTGCGGACAGGCCGGCAGTGACCCGAAGATGGCCAGGATTCTCGTCAGGCTCGGCATCGACAGCATCAGCGCCAACCCCGATGCGGTCGAGCTCATCAGGAAGACCGTCGCCCAGGAGGAGCAGAAGCTCATCCTCGAGGCCGCTCGCAAGAGGCTCTTCGAGGATGAGGACGAGCTTGACTTCTGA